GCCCGCCGAGCCCTCGGCCAAGGCCCCCGGCGCCCTGCTCCTGTGCCGGGCGCAGCCCGAGTCCGTCGGCCCCGCCGCCCAGTTGCTGCGCGAGCGGATGGTGCTCGCCCGGGCCGGCGCCGAGTGGACCGTGCTGGTTCCCGAGGGCACGCCCTGGCTGCGCGGCGGCGAACCGGTGGACCGCGTGCTCACCGGCTGGGCCACCGCCCTGGCCGTCGGCGCCCCCTGGCCCGTACTGGCCCTCTGGTGGGACGCGGACCGCAGCGGCTACACGCTCGCGTCGGGATTCCGCCGCACCGTCGGTTACGAATGGCTGGCGAACGGCACTCCGGTCGGCGAGGACGAGGCCATGCGCACCTTCGCGGCGCGGCTGGGCCTGGACCCGGTCCTGGACGTGCAGTCCCTGGACCGGCTGACGAAACCTGCCATCGACGCCGCCGCCGACGCGCAGGCACGTATGACCGGCCTGATCGCGATCCTCACGCGCGCGGGACTGTCGCTTCCCGCCGGCCTCGGCCCCGGAGAACCCGCCGACCGGCTGCGTGAAGCGGCGCGGGTCCGGCCCGACGCCGAAGTGGTCGAGTGGACCGGCTGGCGCGCCGCCGTCCGTGCGGAACTCGACGTCGTCGAGGGCACGACCCTGGGCCCCTGGCTGCGCGGCCCCAAGGCCCGCGCCCTCGCGGCCGCCCAGCTGGCCACCGGTCTCCCGCTCACCGCCTGGGGCATGCACCGCCGCAGCGGCGGCTGGATCGTCGCGGGCGCGCTACTGGTGATCCACGGCGCGCTCGGATTCGCGTACGACCACATGCGCGCCCTCGACTGACGACCCTGAGGCCGCCGTACACACGAGCTACTCGTCCTCGTCCTCGTCGTCCAACCGCGCCAGCCAGGTCGCCAGCCGCTCCACCGGCACCTCGAAGTCCGGATTGAGATCGACGAACGTACGCAGCTGCTCGGCGAGCCACTCGAAGGTGACCTCCTCCTCGCCGCGCCGCTTCTCCAGTTCCTCGATGCCACGGTCGGTGAAGTACAACTCTTGCTCCTGATGCGCACGGGACAAGCCCCTCGGGCCTACCTCCCCAGGGTAGGCCGTGCCGGGCGGGCCCGGTTTCGCGCGTCTTCGTGACCGGTTTCGCGCCTCTTGTGGGGTCGCCTGCAACCGAACGGAGTATTAGCCTCGTCGCAGATCAAGTGTGCTTCGGATACGGAGAGTTGACGAGGCGGGGGCCTGACGGGGGAGCGGGATGAGTCATATCCAGGAGATCGAGCTGCCGGACGGCACGGTGATCACGGCCCGGGTCGGGACGCCGGAGAGTTACGGCGGGGACGATCAGGACGTCGGCTTCCTCGACGTCGCCCGGTCCAAGGTGGAGGACCTCGGGGAGCTGATCACGGGCGTCGGGAGCAGCGTTCTCCGGGCCGCCCGCGCGGCCGGACCCGACGAGGCCGCCGTCACCTTCGGGGTGGAGATCACCGCGAAGGAGGGCCTGGCGATGGCCGTACTCGCCCGGGGCGAGGCCAAGGCCTCCCTGGAGGTCACCCTCACCTGGCAGTTCGACAAGCAGCGGGCACGGGACGCCGCCGCGGCCGACCGCCACCTGCCGGGCGGTGCCGAGCCACTGACCGGCATCCACGCTCGGGGTGGCGCCCGGCCACCGACCAGCAACTTCGAGCCGCGCGACGACCCCGCCACGCATGACTGACCAGCACCCCCACCTCGACCGTCTCGGCGCCCTGGCCAGGGCCGCGACCGTCCATCTGCTCCCCGCCGAGGGCGACGCCACCCCCTTGTGGGGCAGTGGCTTCTTCGTGGCGCCCGGCTGGGTGCTGACCGCGGCCCATGTGCTGCGCCCCCACCTCGCGAGGGACCGGAGCCTGATCTTCCGGGTGCGCGGACAGGGCGTCGACTCCGAAGCCCGGCTAGTGGAGTGGCTGCTCACCGATCCGGCGCGGCCCGTGGTGCCGCCGGAGCAGGACCTCGCCCTCGTACGGCTGGTGGACGACGGCGTCGAGCACGAGTGCGTCTGGCTGGGCGACCGGGCCGTACGCCACACGGGTGCCCTGAAGGTGTACGGGTTCCGTCCCGAGCCGCCGGAGGGGCCGCGGCGCCGTGCGGTGTCCTGGAGCGTGAACGCCGAGATCAACGGCCATGACGACGACGAGTACGGACTGATCTTCAAACCGGACAACGAGTTCCCCAGCGGGGTCTCGGGCGGGCCGCTGCTCGACCCGGACACCGGGGCGGTCGTCGGCCTGATCAAGTCGCGCCGGACGCAGCGGGACGGCGGGAAGGCCGTCTCGCTCGCCGCGCTGCGGCAGTTCGGGGACACCTACCGGAAGGTGATGGCGGCCCACGACGTCTGGCACGGCGACGAGCCGGTCTCCGACACCGGGGACAACTGGGTCGACCTGCAGTCCGCGACGGCCGCCGGCGGAGAGCTGTGGACCCCCGCCGACCGCCGCACCGCGCTGGCGCTGCTCGCCGCGCTGCCCCAGCCGCCGGACACGCCGACCGTGGAGCTCCTCGCGGGCATGGCCCGGAGCAACTACCGGTGGCCCGGCGGCACTCCCGAGCTGCTGACCTGGCGCGACGGGTGCGGGCTGCTCTACGAAGGGAGTCATCCCCTCAGCCCGTTCACCTTCCTCAGATACCTCAGGCTCGTCGAGGAGTACGTGCGCGCACGGTGCGACAACCCCGACAACCCCGACAACCCCGACAACCCCGACAACCCCGAAAACACCGACGACACCAGGGCGCTGCGCGACTGGACGGCGAAGCGGCTGCGCAGGCACCCCTCGCGCGACCTGTACGCCGTGGTGCAGGAGGCACGGCTCCCCGAGGAGCTGCGGCCCCGCCGCGAGGACGGCCCGGAACGCGTCGTCATCCCCTATCCCGGCCCCGGCGACGGCCCCGTCGTCGCGGTCCTGCTGGACCCGGTGATCGGCTCGAACCCC
Above is a genomic segment from Streptomyces sp. R21 containing:
- a CDS encoding trypsin-like peptidase domain-containing protein; amino-acid sequence: MTDQHPHLDRLGALARAATVHLLPAEGDATPLWGSGFFVAPGWVLTAAHVLRPHLARDRSLIFRVRGQGVDSEARLVEWLLTDPARPVVPPEQDLALVRLVDDGVEHECVWLGDRAVRHTGALKVYGFRPEPPEGPRRRAVSWSVNAEINGHDDDEYGLIFKPDNEFPSGVSGGPLLDPDTGAVVGLIKSRRTQRDGGKAVSLAALRQFGDTYRKVMAAHDVWHGDEPVSDTGDNWVDLQSATAAGGELWTPADRRTALALLAALPQPPDTPTVELLAGMARSNYRWPGGTPELLTWRDGCGLLYEGSHPLSPFTFLRYLRLVEEYVRARCDNPDNPDNPDNPDNPENTDDTRALRDWTAKRLRRHPSRDLYAVVQEARLPEELRPRREDGPERVVIPYPGPGDGPVVAVLLDPVIGSNPTRFFWQIWLDSGGDGGGTKEPELYATDRSHHGALPGELVQALRTPLGRLFQLKDAERHPVPLEVALPAEYFDTPVHKWRFDDIAELDDAGHLGAHRRLVLRALARRGEPDKLWVDRWHAMASEQQFSAWRTPERGMSQSARRYQEAACGLIPVMCRPAGRGAGRAAMRLALESGHGVALWHIDGHAGRACPDACDLLYVKVGELFATLESLDELPDRLRLVRQEISERQPDRLWAKPLALLWDDPRRPLPAEETEPVDSPL
- a CDS encoding CU044_2847 family protein, with the translated sequence MSHIQEIELPDGTVITARVGTPESYGGDDQDVGFLDVARSKVEDLGELITGVGSSVLRAARAAGPDEAAVTFGVEITAKEGLAMAVLARGEAKASLEVTLTWQFDKQRARDAAAADRHLPGGAEPLTGIHARGGARPPTSNFEPRDDPATHD
- a CDS encoding DUF6104 family protein, which gives rise to MYFTDRGIEELEKRRGEEEVTFEWLAEQLRTFVDLNPDFEVPVERLATWLARLDDEDEDE